One Purpureocillium takamizusanense chromosome 1, complete sequence genomic window carries:
- a CDS encoding uncharacterized protein (COG:S~EggNog:ENOG503NYTU), whose translation MAKHHEPLKALAPIDWADVPPQDDGLDGFLNGVFAEAQVVVDSIPSTTTTTSSGSGATTTGGRARAQTDSAVFYNAAAAAAAAAAAAKDPSSSSSSAAQQQLRKEWKEVKVNPRDNPLGIAVYKLAGKDGRGAWFARRSVHEGLPFDRWRAGLEREFAETMKVQGSPGSGNIRGIGADRSVEHKAIDGAGHLSVFQLSAQFPGPTSPRDFITLLLTTDAVPGRPQPPAQQQQQQQQREHHGRRPLRQYMVVSKPCTHPGCPPRQGIIRGQYESVEIIREVPSEGMAAKRSFSHADLTSDDATRRVSFAKPPSGDGDDGGDDEGAPRAVEWLMVTRSDPGGSVPRFMIEKGTPPGIVGDAGKFLKWLTAMDPSQASESGAVQRNGGEKQNLSPSDARARTSNQQQTSGAASRTQGGAATADGNDDYDEGIPSSNGIYGIIAGAFGAATSVAYGLRQQFSSPLGFSTSQESVTEEDEASKRADAAEADEGDGDNGSESDASSTHSFSSAMERYMTADMGGDSVAGSHSDESRSQSKAANGGSSSSNPLDKELLKLTERRRKLDENYARMQERLESRRQDGKDKDAVALAKAREKHDRELAKQEAKYRREMRKLEEKRESEERKAEARRRKTAEREDRAALQLELDRARADRDVARKQLELLQGQVGELQRENTMLVARLGRLGAINNREDSASSRELSVKSLGKSDRALSS comes from the exons ATGGCCAAGCACCACGAGCCGCTCAAGGCCCTCGCGCCCATTGACTGGGCcgacgtgccgccgcaggacgacgggctcgacgggtTCCTCAACGGCGTCTTtgccgaggcgcaggtcgtcgtcgactcgatcccctcaacgacgacgacgacgagcagcggcagcggcgccacgaCCACCGGCggacgcgcccgcgcgcagaccgactcggccgtcttttacaacgcagcagcagcagcagcggcggcggcggcggcggccaaggatccgtcgtcgtcgtcgtcatcggcagcccagcagcagctgcgcaaggagTGGAAGGAGGTCAAGGTCAACCCGCGCGACAACccgctcggcatcgccgtctacaagctcgccggcaaggacggccGCGGGGCCTGGTTcgcgcgccgcagcgtcCACGAGGGCCTGCCCTTCGACCGCTGGAGGGCCGGCCTGGAGCGCGAGTTCGCCGAGACGATGAAGGTCCAGGGGTCGCCGGGGAGCGGCAACAtccgcggcatcggcgccgacagGAGCGTCGAGCACAAGGCCATAGACGGCGCGGGCCACTTGAGCG TCTTTCAGCTCTCCGCCCAGTTCCCCgggccgacctcgccgcgaGACTTCatcaccctcctcctcaccaccGATGCCGTCCCGGGAAGACCGCAGCCACcggcacagcagcagcagcagcaacagcagcgaGAGCACCACGGTCGTCGTCCCCTGCGCCAGTACATGGTCGTTTCCAAGCCGTGCACGCATCCGGGTTGTCCGCCTCGCCAGGGCATCATCCGCGGCCAGTACGAGTCGGTCGAGATCATCAGGGAGGTCCCCAGCgagggcatggcggccaagCGCTCCTTCTCGCACGCCGACCTCACGTCCGACGATGCTACCCGGCGGGTGAGCTTCGCCaagccgccctcgggcgacggcgatgacggcggcgacgacgaaggcgcTCCCCGCGCAGTCGAATGGCTCATGGTGACGAGGAGCgaccccggcggcagcgtcccGCGCTTCATGATCGAGAAGggcacgccgccgggcatcgtgggcgacgcTGGCAAGTTTCTCAAGTGGCTCACTGCCATGGACCCTTCTCAGGCCTCGGAGTCGGGCGCCGTCCAACGCAACGGAGGAGAGAAGCAGAATCTGTCCCCGtccgacgcgcgcgcgaggacATCAAACCAGCAACAGACCAGCGGTGCCGCCAGCCGCACACAAGGAGGCGCGGCCACCGctgacggcaacgacgactacgacgaggGAATccccagcagcaacggcatATACGGCATCATTGCGGGCGCATTCGGGGCCGCCACGTCGGTCGCGTACGGCCTGCGCCAGCAGTTTAGCAGTCCCCTCGGATTCAGCACCAGCCAGGAAAGCGTCacagaagaagacgaggccaGCAAGCGGGCAGACGCGGCGgaagccgacgagggcgacggcgacaacggctCCGAGAGCGacgcgtcctcgacgcaCAGCTTCAGCTCCGCCATGGAGCGGTACATGACGGCGGACatgggcggcgacagcgtcgccggcagccACTCGGACGAGTCGCGGTCGCAGAGCAAggcggccaacggcggcagcagtagcagcaacCCCCTCGAcaaggagctgctcaagctcACGGAGCGGCGCCGCAAGCTCGACGAAAACTACGCCCGGATGCAGGAGCGGCTGGAGAGCCGGCGgcaggacggcaaggacaaggacgcggtggcgctggccaaggcgcgcgAGAAGCACGACcgcgagctggccaagcagGAGGCCAAGTACCGGCGCGAGATGcgcaagctcgaggagaagcgcgagagcgaggagcgcaaggccgaggcccgccggcgcaagacggccgagcgcgaggacagggccgccctgcagctcgagctcgaccgcgcccgcgccgaccgcgacgtcgcccgcaagcagctcgagctgctgcagggccaggtcggcgagctgcagcgcgagaACACgatgctcgtcgcccgcctcggccgcctcggcgccatcaacAACAGGGAGgactcggcctcgtcccgcGAGCTGTCGGTCAAGAGCCTCGGCAAGTCGGACAGAGCGCTGTCGTCGTAG
- a CDS encoding uncharacterized protein (EggNog:ENOG503NXN0~BUSCO:EOG09260OZU~COG:D), with amino-acid sequence MESEPLQQAAAGLLANPAQLIKWLETTKDPETQTRCAAALFDQLLGEAGQPKSVSGQACVRLCGLVEQSTKAESEDLRRWAFSHNVTLRLFNFFMDWNESDQHRSMKLVLDLVVQLIKKNPQQESALATRQSLLDDLISVVTGRSTKPVAKSAIKSLDHFLTRGVFTLGDIRSCYESHKPRPADRDDVEVWRLFMVDLFRWLRLHFVCPTAGKFIVSVYRYWHRGADSETSVPSMKTWYKWLLDFATEEPTLLESIKNYIFLPLLKADRSEALRFLGMMNEDKAVAGAASLDLDMPALLQLAALEAGKKVGLVEEPALGGDDSQDTESITVQEKTLDRVLAHPSHEVRALAMSLLITSPSTTRPYSFAALELLRKHLGAFFTDADAKFRMEIAGKIRDMFKRVRGAIHVLKRSIPRVRAKARKANLAAADADIASQPILYRSNLITLPEAQLVHCLGYHEKFLRWYIGFLCSELTPTASYQRHVASLKALMFITRLEGEAGKAWETADDQVLFFDLFDDRWARALFDLLMDPFDDVRDMSAMVLKRIYADDRYRHFVLSGHETSTSGRRVSETLVKVAQRAENLAQRTSRADHSDGASRAWQLVFRFLDTGEKQVAFLAKMIDELSRKTSMAETDLGRAVLEAPLHGDISSLNHIWQVVSELELADADLTAVQALQSRLVSCCSRVWDAVKDVLCDDSPEGHLPQELEDMEGLDTKGLLSFSFRAVHESSNLMRTMILSFRNGSREGFLIPDPETFESIGNLTFKELVNLRHRGAFTTVALTFATCCQNAKHVKQGAVLLDCWYQGTMNAIFTQASTTRRSAGIPSLMTGILSANASHPSFERVMEELMGIARREARVAETDGSNLPQVHAYNCLKDIFKNSMLTSMGNKSEGYLPQCLELAASGLRSEVWAIRNCGLIFLRSLIDCLFGSQESKSMIEAGWDGKANRIAYHRYPSLPAVLRNLLKSGHQTLAQAAATASSTAAESVFPALDIIRRAGPPELLRDEIQVHVAVYLSSPVWHVRELAARTLTSCLLHDKWLQTIRSIFRDAVSSRTGDRQNHIHGVLLALKFVIERLSEVALDQLRVDLEELVEFLTLASVDTKFPNCPEISAAYLAVVNLIWVVSRSSSQALLPITVTMPINSGSALLRHQQIIYAMHDAATGSHPVRRIRQLLLDQSPAADCSVTGLETLPGLWDVATSPRETLAELSALYIDVCLKTRLMEAQVVAIQNLADIVDELLRRNEAQALPTGRLIELWSTLSSQPLNPALANAVIRASGSIVAALRRSRDASKVSVHDWGLMMADAGLDDKVCTQPATEAPAWHGLTRRRRLTRALRLSSRFAHSTPPPPPPPLPPAMLTRPRNTSPRSSPYTTP; translated from the exons ATGGAGAGTGAGCCCCTCCAACAAGCGGCAGCAGGTCTGCTGGCCAACCCAGCGCAGCTGATTAAATGGCTTGAGACAACAAAAGACCCAGAGACACAGACaag ATGTGCCGCTGCTCTGTTCGATCAGCTGCTCGGTGAAGCAGGCCAGCCAAAGTCGGTTTCCGGGCAGGCCTGCGTGAGACTATGCGGTCTTGTGGAGCAGTCAACCAAGGCTGAATCGGAGGATCTGAGGAGATGGGCCTTCTCTCACAACGTCACCCTCAGGCTCTTCAACTTCTTCATGGACTGGAACGAATCTGATCAGCACCGGTCCATgaagctcgtcctcgacctggTTGTGCAACTCATCAAGAAGAACCCCCAGCAAGAAAGTGCACTCGCAACAAGACAGTCCCTCCTCGATGACCTCATCTCCGTTGTCACCGGGCGCTCCACGAAGCCTGTGGCCAAGTCGGCTATCAAGTCTCTCGATCACTTTCTAACAAGGGGGGTCTTTACTCTCGGCGATATCCGGTCCTGTTACGAGAGCCACAAGCCTAGACCAGCTGACAGGGACGACGTAGAAGTCTGGAGGCTGTTCATGGTCGACCTCTTTCgttggctgcggctgcaCTTTGTCTGCCCCACGGCAGGCAAGTTCATCGTCTCTGTATACCGATACTGGCATCGGGGGGCCGACAGCGAAACAAGTGTCCCAAGCATGAAGACATGGTACAAGTGGCTCCTGGACTTTGCAACTGAGGAACCAACGCTACTCGAGTCTATCAAGAACTACATCTTCTTGCCACTCTTGAAAGCGGATCGGTCCGAGGCGCTGCGGTTTCTTGGCATGATGAATGAGGACAAGGCCGTCGCTGGTGCGGCGAGCTTGGACCTTGACATGCctgccctgctgcagcttgcCGCTCTGGAAGCCGGGAAGaaggtcggcctcgtcgaggaaccAG CTCTTGGGGGCGATGACTCTCAGGACACCGAATCGATCACAGTCCAAGAAAAGACGTTGGACCGAGTGTTGGCGCACCCGTCGCATGAAGTCCGCGCTTTGGCAATGTCTTTGCTCATcacgtcgccgtccaccACAAGGCCCTACTCGTTTGCGGCCTTGGAGCTGCTGCGGAAGCACCTTGGCGCGTTCTTtaccgacgccgacgccaaatTCCGCATGGAAATCGCGGGCAAAATTCGAGACATGTTCAAGCGAGTACGGGGCGCCATCCATGTCTTGAAGCGAAGCATACCTCGTGTCCGAGCAAAGGCCCGCAAGGCAAacttggcggccgccgacgccgacattGCCTCTCAACCGATCCTCTATCGCTCCAATCTCATCACGCTCCCAGAGGCTCAGCTTGTGCACTGCCTCGGCTACCATGAGAAGTTCTTACGGTGGTACATCGGCTTTCTCTGCAGCGAactgacgccgacggcatctTACCAGAGGCACGTCGCGTCCCTCAAGGCGCTCATGTTCATCACTCGCCTAGAAGGAGAAGCGGGCAAGGCGTgggagacggccgacgaccaAGTTCTCTTTTTCGATCTCTTCGACGACAGGTGGGCGCGAGCGCTGTTTGACCTGCTCATGGACCCCTTCGATGACGTAAGAGACATGTCTGCCATGGTCTTGAAACGGATATATGCCGACGACAGGTACCGTCACTTTGTCCTTTCGGGCCACGAGACCAGTACCAGTGGCCGGCGCGTTTCGGAAACTCTGGTCAAGGTTGCACAACGGGCAGAGAACCTTGCGCAGAGGACTTCCAGGGCCGACCACTCGGACGGGGCGTCGAGAGCCTGGCAGCTGGTATTTCGGTTCTTGGACACGGGTGAGAAGCAGGTGGCGTTCTTGGCCAAGATGATTGACGAGCTTAGCCGCAAGACGTCGATGGCCGAGACCGACCTTGGCCGCGCCGTTCTGGAAGCCCCCTTGCACGGCGATATATCCTCGCTGAACCACATTTGGCAAGTGGTCTCGGAACTCGAGCTTGCCGATGCTGATCTCACAGCCGTCCAAGCCTTGCAGTCTAGGCTCGTGTCATGCTGCAGTAGGGTCTGGGATGCCGTCAAGGATGTCCTTTGCGACGACTCACCCGAGGGCCACTTACCACAGGAGCTggaggacatggagggcCTCGACACCAAGGGGTTGTTGAGCTTCAGCTTTCGTGCCGTCCACGAGTCCAG CAATCTCATGCGAACCATGATCTTATCCTTCCGCAATGGGTCGCGGGAGGGCTTTCTAATACCGGACCCAGAGACTTTTGAGAGTATCGGAAACCTCACTTTCAAGGAGCTTGTCAACTTGCGACACCGGGGCGCGTTCACAACGGTAGCCCTGACCTTTGCCACGTGCTGCCAAAACGCAAAGCATGTGAAGCAGGGCGCGGTGCTGCTCGACTGTTGGTATCAGGGGACCATGAATGCCATCTTCACGCAAGCGTCCACCACTCGGAGATCTGCCGGCATACCTTCGTTGATGACGGGCATCCTCTCCGCCAACGCCAGCCACCCTTCCTTTGAGCGTGTCATGGAGGAGCTCATGGGCATTGCGCGCAGAGAagcgcgcgtcgccgagacggacggctcTAACCTTCCCCAGGTTCATGCATACAACTGCCTCAAAGACATCTTCAAGAACTCGATGCTGACCTCGATGGGCAACAAGTCGGAGGGCTATCTCCCGCAGTGCCTGGAGCTTGCGGCGAGCGGGCTGCGGTCCGAGGTCTGGGCCATCCGCAACTGCGGGCTCATCTTCCTGCGCAGCCTCATCGACTGCCTGTTCGGCTCGCAGGAGAGCAAATCCATGATCGAGGCCGGGTGGgacggcaaggccaacaGGATCGCCTACCACCGGTACCCgagcctgcccgccgtcctcCGGAACCTCCTCAAGTCGGGGCACCAGACGCTGGcccaggccgcggcgacggcctcgtccaccgccgccgagtcggtGTTCCCGGCGCTGGACAtcatccgccgcgccggaccTCCGGAGCTGCTTCGCGACGAGATACAGGTCCACGTCGCCGTCTACTTGTCGAGTCCCGTCTGGCACGTGCGAGAGCTGGCCGCCCGGACCCTCACATCGTGTCTGCTGCACGACAAGTGGCTGCAGACAATCAGGAGCATCTTTCGAGACGCAGTCTCTTCGAGGACGGGGGATCGACAGAATCACATCCACGGCGTCCTTTTGGCGCTAAAGTTCGTCATTGAGCGCCTCAGCGAGGTCGCATTGGATCAACTCAGGG TTGATCTCGAGGAACTTGTTGAGTTTCTCACTTTGGCGTCTGTGGATACTAAATTCCCCAACTGTCCCGAAATCTCAGCTGCCTACTTGGCCGTGGTCAATCTCATCTGGGTCGTCTCGAGGTCGAGTTCCCAAGCCCTCCTCCCGATCACGGTCACGATGCCGATCAACAGCGGGTCCGCGCTGCTGAGGCACCAGCAGATCATATACGCGATGCACGACGCCGCAACTGGAAGCCATCCCGTCCGTCGCATAAGGCAACTGCTCTTGGACCAAAGCCCTGCCGCGGACTGCTCCGTGACGGGCCTGGAGACTCTCCCTGGTCTATGGGACGTGGCTACGTCGCCGCGAGAAaccctcgccgagctcagcGCGCTGTACATCGATGTGTGCCTGAAGACGAGGCTCATGGAAGCCCAGGTCGTCGCGATTCAGAACCTCGCCGATATcgttgacgagcttctcCGGCGCAATGAGGCACAGGCCCTACCGACAGGTCGTCTCATCGAGCTATGGTCTACGCTGTCGTCGCAGCCCCTCAACCCAGCCCTGGCGAATGCCGTCATCAGAGCTAGTGGAAGCATAGTGGCGGCTCTGAGGAGGAGTCGGGATGCCTCCAAGGTCAGCGTACATGACTGGGGCCTGATGATGGCGGATGCCGGTCTGGACGACAAGGTTTGCACACAGCCAGCAACGGAAGCGccagcatggcatgggctAACTCGTCGCAGACGTTTGACACGCGCTTTGCGGCTGTCGAGTCGCTTCGCGCAttccacgccgccgccgccgccgccgccgctgcccccggCGATGCTCACGCGCCCGAGGAACACCTCtccgcgctcctcgccgtaTACGACGCCCTga
- a CDS encoding uncharacterized protein (COG:S~EggNog:ENOG503NYTU) — MTNRQATVFSRASSADVRLLPTVFQLSAQFPGPTSPRDFITLLLTTDAVPGRPQPPAQQQQQQQQREHHGRRPLRQYMVVSKPCTHPGCPPRQGIIRGQYESVEIIREVPSEGMAAKRSFSHADLTSDDATRRVSFAKPPSGDGDDGGDDEGAPRAVEWLMVTRSDPGGSVPRFMIEKGTPPGIVGDAGKFLKWLTAMDPSQASESGAVQRNGGEKQNLSPSDARARTSNQQQTSGAASRTQGGAATADGNDDYDEGIPSSNGIYGIIAGAFGAATSVAYGLRQQFSSPLGFSTSQESVTEEDEASKRADAAEADEGDGDNGSESDASSTHSFSSAMERYMTADMGGDSVAGSHSDESRSQSKAANGGSSSSNPLDKELLKLTERRRKLDENYARMQERLESRRQDGKDKDAVALAKAREKHDRELAKQEAKYRREMRKLEEKRESEERKAEARRRKTAEREDRAALQLELDRARADRDVARKQLELLQGQVGELQRENTMLVARLGRLGAINNREDSASSRELSVKSLGKSDRALSS; from the coding sequence ATGACAAACAGGCAAGCGACGGTATTCTCAAGGGCCTCCTCGGCTGACGTGCGTCTACTTCCTACAGTCTTTCAGCTCTCCGCCCAGTTCCCCgggccgacctcgccgcgaGACTTCatcaccctcctcctcaccaccGATGCCGTCCCGGGAAGACCGCAGCCACcggcacagcagcagcagcagcaacagcagcgaGAGCACCACGGTCGTCGTCCCCTGCGCCAGTACATGGTCGTTTCCAAGCCGTGCACGCATCCGGGTTGTCCGCCTCGCCAGGGCATCATCCGCGGCCAGTACGAGTCGGTCGAGATCATCAGGGAGGTCCCCAGCgagggcatggcggccaagCGCTCCTTCTCGCACGCCGACCTCACGTCCGACGATGCTACCCGGCGGGTGAGCTTCGCCaagccgccctcgggcgacggcgatgacggcggcgacgacgaaggcgcTCCCCGCGCAGTCGAATGGCTCATGGTGACGAGGAGCgaccccggcggcagcgtcccGCGCTTCATGATCGAGAAGggcacgccgccgggcatcgtgggcgacgcTGGCAAGTTTCTCAAGTGGCTCACTGCCATGGACCCTTCTCAGGCCTCGGAGTCGGGCGCCGTCCAACGCAACGGAGGAGAGAAGCAGAATCTGTCCCCGtccgacgcgcgcgcgaggacATCAAACCAGCAACAGACCAGCGGTGCCGCCAGCCGCACACAAGGAGGCGCGGCCACCGctgacggcaacgacgactacgacgaggGAATccccagcagcaacggcatATACGGCATCATTGCGGGCGCATTCGGGGCCGCCACGTCGGTCGCGTACGGCCTGCGCCAGCAGTTTAGCAGTCCCCTCGGATTCAGCACCAGCCAGGAAAGCGTCacagaagaagacgaggccaGCAAGCGGGCAGACGCGGCGgaagccgacgagggcgacggcgacaacggctCCGAGAGCGacgcgtcctcgacgcaCAGCTTCAGCTCCGCCATGGAGCGGTACATGACGGCGGACatgggcggcgacagcgtcgccggcagccACTCGGACGAGTCGCGGTCGCAGAGCAAggcggccaacggcggcagcagtagcagcaacCCCCTCGAcaaggagctgctcaagctcACGGAGCGGCGCCGCAAGCTCGACGAAAACTACGCCCGGATGCAGGAGCGGCTGGAGAGCCGGCGgcaggacggcaaggacaaggacgcggtggcgctggccaaggcgcgcgAGAAGCACGACcgcgagctggccaagcagGAGGCCAAGTACCGGCGCGAGATGcgcaagctcgaggagaagcgcgagagcgaggagcgcaaggccgaggcccgccggcgcaagacggccgagcgcgaggacagggccgccctgcagctcgagctcgaccgcgcccgcgccgaccgcgacgtcgcccgcaagcagctcgagctgctgcagggccaggtcggcgagctgcagcgcgagaACACgatgctcgtcgcccgcctcggccgcctcggcgccatcaacAACAGGGAGgactcggcctcgtcccgcGAGCTGTCGGTCAAGAGCCTCGGCAAGTCGGACAGAGCGCTGTCGTCGTAG